Proteins encoded by one window of Lathyrus oleraceus cultivar Zhongwan6 chromosome 1, CAAS_Psat_ZW6_1.0, whole genome shotgun sequence:
- the LOC127104859 gene encoding uncharacterized protein LOC127104859: MEDVTIDIGRHLNARNLKSMGVIEQVRVKPSLDTSWEALKDQRKIPNDLYLFSKIDPLEVVAHYLKDLASQGVDISEFSVDWLPEHPPNFIKRQREPSEKSKKAKKAKLGETSASIPPVPLIESPSKSLPPHSRSVNLKQISSSLPQTTPIYTQSEPQPSTTKPSKTLTLNPPSPPFQKFNLSTTTLPISEAEMLNESISPISSTPSSTPYYILSFDSEPSDPQSPTLAQLQAQANTPPPEQPIPPPSEQPTIPPSDTPIIPLYENIIIPTSLTPAGTNQTPPTSPSPDTEPETTFPTLEEAISLFDESLVEKIKSLFVNSNISDDPSVVRIHWNRVIRWMTSESFKLKGLSEQVRNDFIKDDREKLHAWLVREAEENARREAEEKAHLEEEQQVREAVVAAEAEAKVKADAKEAACITAEEAAKTSNDALAQRE, from the exons ATGGAAGATGTCACAATTGACATTGGAAGGCATCTGAACGCTCGTAATTTGAAGAGCATGGGGGTGATTGAGCAAGTTAGGGTGAAACCCTCGTTAGatacctcctgggaagcactcaaggatcagaggaagattcCAAATGACCTCTACCTCTTCTCCAAGATTGATCCTCTAGAGGTTGTGGCACACTATCTGAAGGATCTCGCAAGCCAAGGAGTAGACATCTCAGAGTTCTCTGTGGATTGGCTGCCTgagcatccaccaaacttcatAAAGAGACAACGAGAACCTTCTGAGAAGTCAAAGAAGGCCAAGAAAGCAAAACTAGGGGAAACTTCTGCGTCCATACCTCCGGTCCCTCTGATCGAATCACCAAGTAAGTCTTTGCCTCCTCACTCTCGCTCTGTTAATTTAAAGCAAAtttcttcttctcttccccaaacaACTCCTATCTACACTCAATCTGAACCCCAACCCTCTACCACCAAACCCTCTAAAACTCTAACCCTTAACCCACCATCACCTCCGTTTCAAAAGTTTAACCTCTCCACCACAACCCTACCAATTTCTGAAGCTGAAATGCTTAACGAATCTATCTCACCTATCTCCTCCACACCTTCATCTACACCCTACTACATCTTATCATTTGATTCAGAACCCTCTGACCCTCAATCCCCCACACTGGCTCAGCTTCAGGCTC AAGCTAACACTCCACCACCTGAACAACCAATTCCACCACCATCCGAACAACCCACCATACCACCCTCTGATACTCCCATCATACCACTCTATGAAAACATTATCATCCCTACCTCTCTGACTCCCGCTGGCACCAACCAAACACCACCAACATCCCCATCCCCTGACACTGAACCAGAAACTACCTTCCCCACCCTAGAAGAAGCAATCTCTTTATTTGATGAGTCTTTAGTGGAAAAGATCAAATCTCTATTTGTAAACTCTAatatcagtgatgatccctctgtAGTGAGGATTCACTGGAATAGAGTGATCAGATGGATGACCTCTGAATCTttcaaactgaaaggcctctctgaacaagtccgcaacgacttTATCAAAGATGATAGAGAAAAGCTACATGCATGGTTGGTCAGAGAGGCAGAGGAAAATGCCAGAAGAGAAGCAGAAGAGAAAGCTCATCTGGAAGAAGAGCAACAGGTCCGAGAAGCTGTTgttgctgctgaagctgaagcaaaagtaaaagctGACGCTAAAGAGGCAGCATGCATAACTGCGGAAGAAGCTGCCAAGACTAGCAATGATGCTCTGGCTCAGAGGGAGTAA